In one Desulfobacterales bacterium genomic region, the following are encoded:
- a CDS encoding ABC transporter substrate-binding protein, producing MNQIPKIIYALLAAAMILGPNIAVVWGGQLRIESADAVIDQAGRKITFQRPYHRIISLYGAHTENLFALGLDTEIIGVSRHEDYPPGALNKPVFSYHDDSEKFLAARPDLILVRPMIDRGYPQLIARLEKSGITVVSLQPGAIDEMFIYWQILGSLTGRSESAARMVANFQKAIFDFKALTASIARRKGVYFEAIHSKMKTFSPDAMAIFALETAGGINVAADATPVRKTNIAYYGKERILARAAEIDVYLAQSGAMNRPSVSLIKNEAGFQIIKAVQNDQIYIVDERIVSRPTYRLLSGIGKIGEILYPEVFDERAHTIMTQARRF from the coding sequence TGAGAATTGAATCTGCAGATGCGGTCATTGATCAGGCCGGTCGCAAAATTACCTTCCAACGGCCCTATCATCGGATTATATCCTTATATGGCGCCCATACTGAAAACCTTTTCGCGTTGGGGCTTGATACGGAAATCATCGGCGTATCACGACATGAGGATTATCCACCGGGAGCATTGAACAAGCCGGTTTTTTCTTACCATGATGATTCAGAAAAATTTTTAGCCGCCCGCCCGGACCTGATTTTGGTGCGCCCCATGATCGATCGCGGCTATCCGCAGTTAATCGCCCGGCTCGAAAAAAGCGGTATTACGGTGGTTTCCCTGCAACCGGGCGCCATTGATGAGATGTTCATCTACTGGCAAATTTTAGGATCCCTGACGGGCAGATCCGAGAGTGCTGCCCGCATGGTTGCCAATTTTCAGAAAGCGATTTTTGATTTCAAGGCCTTGACCGCTTCGATTGCCCGCCGCAAAGGCGTTTATTTTGAAGCCATCCACAGCAAGATGAAAACGTTTTCACCGGATGCCATGGCGATATTCGCGCTGGAAACGGCCGGCGGCATCAATGTGGCCGCGGATGCCACGCCGGTTCGAAAAACCAATATCGCCTATTATGGCAAAGAACGCATATTGGCACGTGCGGCTGAAATTGACGTTTATCTGGCCCAGTCAGGTGCCATGAACCGTCCGAGTGTATCGCTGATTAAAAACGAGGCCGGCTTCCAGATTATAAAGGCCGTTCAGAACGACCAGATCTACATTGTTGATGAACGTATCGTTTCCCGGCCGACATATCGCTTGCTCAGCGGTATTGGTAAAATTGGTGAAATTTTGTACCCGGAAGTGTTCGATGAAAGGGCACACACTATAATGACGCAAGCCAGACGGTTTTAA